Part of the Halorussus sp. MSC15.2 genome, ACGCCGTACTCGGCTTCCACGGTCTCCAGCAGGTCGGGGTCGGCCAACTCGATTTCGTACGTCAGGTAGTCCGACCGCGCGGCCAGTTCCCGGACGGCCTCCTCGTCGGTGAACTCGCCGACTATCTGGTCGCGGGCGACCGGCGAGGCCGGGCAGTTCGGCGTCGGGTCGAGGACGACAACTTCCACGCCGAGCGGGGCGGCCGCCTCCGCCAGCATCCGGCCGAGTTGGCCACCGCCGACGACGCCGAGCGTCTCTGTGTCGGTCATCTGCGCGTCAATTGTGGACGCCCCTGCATAAGATTTGCCAACTCGGACGGGCGTTGTCCAAGAACGTGGGTACTCGGAGTTCCTACGCGTCGGTCACGTTGCCCCCGCCGCTCGCCGACGGGAGGTAGTCCTCGTCCACGAAGAACACCGTCTCGCTCCCCCAGAGGGTCAGTTCCTCCTCGAAGGCGCGGTAGCCGTCGAGTCGCTCGGCGACCTGCGAGCGGTCCCCGGCGCGCGCCACGACCACGGGCGGCGGGTTCGACCCGACTACGTCGAGTTCCGTGGTGCTATCGACCGCCGCGCCGTACATCTCGGTGTACCACGGTATCGGCAACCGGTCGTACCAGCCACCGCCCGCGGCCCAGCGGTCGTTCTCGGACTCGTTGGCGACGTAGAAGTCCGACCCGTAGTAGAGCACGTCGGTACCGTCGTTGTGCGCCGCGGCGTAGCGCACCCGTTCGAGGGTCGGCCGGATGCCCGCCGCGGGTTGGCCGTACTGGACCAGTCGATTCTCGTCCTGTTCGGCGTCGTCCACGTAGTGGTCGGCCGGGTGCAGGTAGGTGGAGTTGACCGCGGTGGCTCCGACCTGCCCGGCGAGCAGCAACACGAGCAGGGCCGCGAACGTGGCGCTCACGGCGTCCCCGTCGGCGACGGCCTCCGAACCCCACCGGACGAGGATGGCGAGACCGACGCCCGCGGGAATCGCCAGCGGGACCACGGCGTGGACGACCTCCCACGGGAAGGCGTTCTCCACGATGACCGGGTAGCCGAGGACGCTGACGAACCCCCAGTAACTGGCGAACGACACCACGTCTCGCGGCCGGTCACCGACGTATCGGTCCGCGACGAAGCCGACCACCGACAGCGCGAGGAGGACGGCCGCGCCCTCCCAGAGAACCGCGCCGAGCGACTTGAACGTCGAGAGGTACGACGACTCGTTGCCGCCGCCCCACTTATCGACGAACGACTCCCACGACCCCACGGTGGCTTCTTCGATGACTGCGGGGAACAGCCCCGGATTCGAGAACGCCTTCCAGAGACCGGGGTCGGAGGTGGGTCCGGCCCGCGGCGCGTAGAAGAAGATGACGACTGCGAAGAAGAAGACGAGGGCGAGGACGAGGTGGAGCGCCCACCAGTCGTGCCAGAGAGCGTCCCACGCCCTGCGGGCGCGGTCGCGGAGGAACGCCTTCCGGTCGTCGGCGCGCGCGGCCAGCACGAGACGATGGTCGAACAACAGGACCGCCGCGCCGACCCACGTCACGACGTAGACCAGCACGTTCTCCTTGGTGGTGAACGCCAGCGCGAGCATCAGCGTCCCGATGTAGAGGTATCGCGGCTTCCGGGTGTCGAACAGCCGGGTGTAGAACGCCAGCGCGTACACCATGAACGCCGCCAGCAACACGTCGTTGCGCATGAACCGCGAGTAGTAGAGGACGACGGGGTTGACGGCGAGGAACAGGCCGACCGCAATCATCTCGACCCGACGGAGTCGCTCGCGGAACAGCCACGCGGTCAGCGGGAGCAGGCCCGAGACCACGGCGATGGGGACGCGGGCCACGAAGTCGCTCGCGCCGAACAACTGGAACAGGTACTTGTTCACGTGGTAGAGGAACGGGCCGTGGATGACGGCGTGATACTCCCAAATGCCGTTCTCCGCGTAGCGCAGAATCCAGTAGCCGACCCTGCCCTCGTCCCAGTGGAACACCCGGGAACCGAGCGCGAAGAACCGGAGCGACAGCGACAGGAGGGTCACGCCGAGGACGGCGGCCGCGGTCCGCGCGCCGACCGTCCGACCGAACGCGTTCACGGAATCGGGGAGCCATCGCCGAGCGTCCGCGGACTTCTCGTCTGCGGTCATCACTTCCGGAATCCATCCGGAGGGATACAAGTTTTCCGGAGAACGGTAGTTCTTTTACTCGCCCAGACTTCGGACCCAACATGGTTTCCCTCGGTCTCGTCGTCTCGCGGTTCAACCGCGAGGTCACCGAACAGATGGAAGAACGCGCCAACGAGGCCGCCGCCGACCGCGGTGCCGAGGTGGTCGAGACGCTGCGCGTCCCCGGCGCGTACGACGCGCCGCTGGCGGCCGACCGCCTCGCCAGACGCGACGAAATCGACGCCGTGGCGGTGGTCGGGACCATCGTGACCGGCGACACGGACCACGATAAAGTCATCGCCGACGCCGCCGCGAAGGGCCTGACCGACGTGAGCCTCGACCGGGACACGCCGGTCACCTTCGGCGTGAGCGGTCCGGGCATGTCCGGAGCGGAGGCCCGCGAGCGCGTGGACAAAGGCACGGAAGCGGTAGACGCGGCAGTCGAACTTGCGGAGGAACTCTAAGATGCACTTCTCAGACCGAATTCAGCGAGTCGAACCGAGCGCGACCCTCGCCATCAGCAACCTCGCGGCCGAACTGGAGGCCGATGGCGCGGACGTCGTGGACCTGAGCGTCGGCGAACCCGACTTCCCGACGCCCGAGAACATCGTCGACGCGGGACAGGAGGCGATGGACGCGGGCCACACCGGCTACACGTCCTCGAACGGCATCCCGGAACTCCGCGAGGCCATCGCCGAGAACCTTCGAGGCGACGGACTCGACTACGAGGCGGAGAACGTCATCGTCACCCCGGGCGCGAAGCAGGCGCTCTACGAGACTGTCCAGACCCTCGTGGACGACGGCGACGAAGTCGTCCTGCTCGACCCCGCGTGGGTCTCCTACGAGGCGATGGTCAAACTCGCGGGCGGAAGCCTGAACCGCGTGGACCTCGCGCCCCACGACTTCCAACTCGAACCCGCGCTGGACGACCTCGGCGAGGCCGTCTCGGACGAGACCGAACTGCTCGTCGTCAACTCGCCGAGCAACCCCACGGGCGCGGTCTACTCCGACGCCGCGCTGGAGGGCGTCCGCGACCTCGCGGTCGAACACGACGTGACCGTCATCAGCGACGAAATCTACCAGCAGATAACCTACGGCGCGGAACCGACCAGCCTCGGCACCTTCGACGGAATGGCCGAGCGCACGGTCACGGTCAACGGCTTCTCGAAGGCCTACTCGATGACCGGGTGGCGACTCGGCTACTTCGCCGGGCCGGAAGAGCTGATTTCGGAGGCCGGAAAGCTCCACTCCCACTCGGTCTCCTGCGCCACCAACTTCGTCCAGCACGCGGGCGTCGAGGCCCTGGAAAACACCGACGACGCGATAGACGAGATGGTCGAGGCGTTCGCCGAGCGCCGCGAGTTCCTGCTCGACCGCCTCGGCGAGGAGGGCGTCGAGGCCCCCGAACCTGACGGCGCGTTCTACCTCATGATGCCGGTCGCAGACGACGACCAGCAGTGGTGCGAGGACGCGCTGGAAGAGGCCCACGTCGCCACCGTCCCCGGCAGCGCCTTCGGCGCGCAGGGCTACGCCCGCATCTCCTACGCCAACAGCAAGGAGCGTATCGGCGAAGCCGTGGACAGACTCGTGGACGCAGACCTGCTGTAATCGAGCGAACTCCGTTTTGCGGTCGGGGATTCCGTTCTCCGGTTTTGTTCTTCGACCCGATAGCTACGTCAAGTGATGCCAGTCGTACAGCTAATAGGCTATTCTCCGACGACGAAATACGGTTCCCTCATGCGAAAATCCATAACGAACGAGCATTAACTACAACCGTAGTAATAAATTCAAAAGCTTCGTTACCGACCGACCGGAACAGTCCGAATTGGTCCTTCCATGTCCACAACCGATACATCGGGTGCCGGCGGCGCTGGCCGTAACCGATTCATCTACGTCACCGCCGCGCTGGCCGCCCTCAACGGACTGTTGTTCGGATTCGACACGGGAATCATCTCCGGCGCGTTCCTGTACATCAAACAGACGTTCGTCATGTCGCCGCTGGTCCGCGGCATCGTGGTCAGTGGCGCGATGGCGGGTGCCGCGGCCGGGGCGGCGCTCGGCGGGAAACTCGCCGACCGCATCGGTCGCCGCCGACTCATCCTGCTCGGCGCGGCCGTGTTCTTCGTCGGGTCGTTCACGATGGCCGTCGCGCCGAACGTCCCGGTGCTCGTGCTGGGCCGACTCATCGACGGGGTCGCCATCGGCTTCGCGTCCATCGTCGGTCCGCTCTACATCTCCGAAATCGCGCCGCCGAAGATTCGGGGCGCGCTCACCTCGCTCAACCAACTCATGGTCACGGTGGGTATCCTCGTCTCCTACTTCGTGAACTACGCGTTCGCCGACGCGGGCGCGTGGCGCTGGATGCTCGGGGCCGGGATGGTTCCGGCGGTCGTCCTCGCTGTGGGGATGGTCAAGATGCCCGAGAGTCCACGCTGGCTCTTCGAACACGGTCGCCGCGACGAGGCCCGCGAGGTCCTCGAACGCACCCGCGAGGGGAGCGTCGAGGCGGAACTGTCCGAAATCTCCGAGACCGTCGAGAAACAGTCGGGCACGGGACTCGGCGACCTGCTGCAACCGTGGCTTCGCCCGGCGCTGGTCGTCGGTCTCGGACTCGCGGTGTTCCAGCAGGTCACTGGCATCAACGCCGTCATGTACTACGCGCCGACGGTCCTCGAATCGACCGGGTTCGGCAGCGCGACATCGATTCTGGCGACCGTGGGTATCGGCGTCATCAACGTCGTCATGACCGTCGTTGCCATCGCGCTCATCGACCGCGTCGGGCGGCGCGTCCTCCTGCTCGTCGGGGTCGGCGGGATGGTCGTCACGCTCGCCGTCCTCGGTGCCGTGTTCTATCTGCCCGGGTTCTCCGGGGCGCTGGGGTGGTTCGCCACCGGCAGTCTCATGCTGTACGTCGCGTTCTTCGCCATCGGTCTCGGGCCGGTGTTCTGGCTCCTCATCTCCGAGATTTACCCGCTGTCGGCCCGCGGTACCGCGATGGGGGCGGTGACGGTCGCCAACTGGGGTGCCAACCTCGTGGTCTCGCTGACGTTCCCGATGCTGACCGCCAACGTCGGCACCTCCGTCACGTTCTGGCTGTTCGGCGCGTTCAGTCTCGCCGCGCTGGTGTTCACCTACTACGTCGTCCCTGAGACCAAGGGTCGCTCGCTCGAAGCGATAGAGGCCGACCTCCGCGAGAACGTCGCCACCACGTCGGTCGGTGACGCGGCGAGCGAGTCGCCGGAAACCGGCGACGACTGACGCCCGGGTTCAGTCGGACTCAGCCTACGGTGCCACCGCTCGACGCCTACCTCGTCCGTTCCCACGTTTTTACTTCGTCGGGTGTTCTCACGTCCTCGCTTCACTCGGACGTTGGGGGTACCCCTCTCTGCTCACGGCTCCGCCGTTCGCACGGTACGAGGGGCTTAACCCCTCGCTACTTGTAAAAACGTGGATGAAAACGGGACGCTCGCTCCCGCCGGTCGCTCGCGTCTCGACAGTCGGAGTGTTACTCCAGACTCAGGCCCGGGTGCCACCGCTCGACGCCCGCCTCTTCTTTCACCTCGTCCATCTGCGCCAGAAGCTTCACCGCGAGGCTGGCCGTCTCGGCGGCCCGGTTCTCGCCCTCGGTCAGGAACTCGCCCGTCTCGCGGTTGGCGAACACCGAGCAGACCGCTCCCGCCCGCAGCCCGTAGATGTTGGCGAGGGTCATGATGGCGCTGGCCTCCATCTCGATGTTCTTGACGTTCGCGTTCTTGAGACCCTCGACGAGTTCGTCGCTCCCGGCGGCCTCGAACCCCTCGAACCCGGGGCGTCCCTGTCCGGCGTAGAAACTGTCGGCGCTCATCGTGATGCCGGTGTGATACTCGTAGTCGAGGCGTTCGGCGGCCGCGACCAGCGCCGAGACGACTTCGTAGTCGGCGACCGCGGGGTAGTCCTCGCGGACGTACGCGTCGCTCGTGCCCTCTTGGCGGACGCCGCCGGTCGTGATGACGAGGTCCCCGACCTCCATGTCGGGTTGAATCGCGCCGCAGGACCCGACGCGGAGGAAGGTGTCCGCGCCGACGCGGGCCAACTCCTCGACCGCGATTGCGGCCGAGGGGCTTCCGATGCCGGTCGAAGCGACGCTGATGGGCGTCCCGTCGTAGTCGCCCGTGACGGTCCGGTACTCGCGGTGGTGACCCATCTCCTCGGCAGAGTCCCAGAACTGGGTTATCTTCTCGATGCGCTCGGGGTTGCCGGGCAGGAGGACGGCGTCGGCCACG contains:
- the ribH gene encoding 6,7-dimethyl-8-ribityllumazine synthase yields the protein MVSLGLVVSRFNREVTEQMEERANEAAADRGAEVVETLRVPGAYDAPLAADRLARRDEIDAVAVVGTIVTGDTDHDKVIADAAAKGLTDVSLDRDTPVTFGVSGPGMSGAEARERVDKGTEAVDAAVELAEEL
- a CDS encoding nucleoside phosphorylase; translated protein: MTGDSEDPNDDVQYHLEVGEGDVADAVLLPGNPERIEKITQFWDSAEEMGHHREYRTVTGDYDGTPISVASTGIGSPSAAIAVEELARVGADTFLRVGSCGAIQPDMEVGDLVITTGGVRQEGTSDAYVREDYPAVADYEVVSALVAAAERLDYEYHTGITMSADSFYAGQGRPGFEGFEAAGSDELVEGLKNANVKNIEMEASAIMTLANIYGLRAGAVCSVFANRETGEFLTEGENRAAETASLAVKLLAQMDEVKEEAGVERWHPGLSLE
- a CDS encoding pyridoxal phosphate-dependent aminotransferase codes for the protein MHFSDRIQRVEPSATLAISNLAAELEADGADVVDLSVGEPDFPTPENIVDAGQEAMDAGHTGYTSSNGIPELREAIAENLRGDGLDYEAENVIVTPGAKQALYETVQTLVDDGDEVVLLDPAWVSYEAMVKLAGGSLNRVDLAPHDFQLEPALDDLGEAVSDETELLVVNSPSNPTGAVYSDAALEGVRDLAVEHDVTVISDEIYQQITYGAEPTSLGTFDGMAERTVTVNGFSKAYSMTGWRLGYFAGPEELISEAGKLHSHSVSCATNFVQHAGVEALENTDDAIDEMVEAFAERREFLLDRLGEEGVEAPEPDGAFYLMMPVADDDQQWCEDALEEAHVATVPGSAFGAQGYARISYANSKERIGEAVDRLVDADLL
- a CDS encoding sugar porter family MFS transporter; its protein translation is MSTTDTSGAGGAGRNRFIYVTAALAALNGLLFGFDTGIISGAFLYIKQTFVMSPLVRGIVVSGAMAGAAAGAALGGKLADRIGRRRLILLGAAVFFVGSFTMAVAPNVPVLVLGRLIDGVAIGFASIVGPLYISEIAPPKIRGALTSLNQLMVTVGILVSYFVNYAFADAGAWRWMLGAGMVPAVVLAVGMVKMPESPRWLFEHGRRDEAREVLERTREGSVEAELSEISETVEKQSGTGLGDLLQPWLRPALVVGLGLAVFQQVTGINAVMYYAPTVLESTGFGSATSILATVGIGVINVVMTVVAIALIDRVGRRVLLLVGVGGMVVTLAVLGAVFYLPGFSGALGWFATGSLMLYVAFFAIGLGPVFWLLISEIYPLSARGTAMGAVTVANWGANLVVSLTFPMLTANVGTSVTFWLFGAFSLAALVFTYYVVPETKGRSLEAIEADLRENVATTSVGDAASESPETGDD
- a CDS encoding flippase activity-associated protein Agl23: MTADEKSADARRWLPDSVNAFGRTVGARTAAAVLGVTLLSLSLRFFALGSRVFHWDEGRVGYWILRYAENGIWEYHAVIHGPFLYHVNKYLFQLFGASDFVARVPIAVVSGLLPLTAWLFRERLRRVEMIAVGLFLAVNPVVLYYSRFMRNDVLLAAFMVYALAFYTRLFDTRKPRYLYIGTLMLALAFTTKENVLVYVVTWVGAAVLLFDHRLVLAARADDRKAFLRDRARRAWDALWHDWWALHLVLALVFFFAVVIFFYAPRAGPTSDPGLWKAFSNPGLFPAVIEEATVGSWESFVDKWGGGNESSYLSTFKSLGAVLWEGAAVLLALSVVGFVADRYVGDRPRDVVSFASYWGFVSVLGYPVIVENAFPWEVVHAVVPLAIPAGVGLAILVRWGSEAVADGDAVSATFAALLVLLLAGQVGATAVNSTYLHPADHYVDDAEQDENRLVQYGQPAAGIRPTLERVRYAAAHNDGTDVLYYGSDFYVANESENDRWAAGGGWYDRLPIPWYTEMYGAAVDSTTELDVVGSNPPPVVVARAGDRSQVAERLDGYRAFEEELTLWGSETVFFVDEDYLPSASGGGNVTDA